The Aquincola tertiaricarbonis genomic sequence ACGGCGTGTGCCCTGGAAGGCGGCCCAGGCATCGGGCGTGGAAAGCAGTGGGGTGGCGTCGGTCACGGCGGCGGCTTGCAAGGGTGGTGGTCGGGGCGCAGTGTGCGCAGCCCACATCGACCTGAAAAGCGAATTGATTCGACAATCTCCGTTCGCTTTTCCGAGAGTTTTCGAATGACGCTCAAGCAACTCGAGGCCTTTTACTGGGCCGCCACCTGCAGCAGCTTCGCGATGGCGGCCGAGCGGGTGCACCTGTCGGTGTCGTCGCTGTCCAAGCGCATCGCCGAGCTGGAAGCCTCGCTGGGCCAGCCGCTGTTCGACCGCAGCGGACGCCAGGCCGTGCTCACCGAGACGGGCCAGCGGCTGCTGCCGCAGGCCGCCGCGCTGCTGCAGCAGGCCGATGCGCTGCGCCAGGACATCGTGGGCGCTCCGGGTCTGCGCGGGCCCTGCCGCCTCGGCGTGGGGGAGCTCACCGCGCTCACCTGGCTGCCGCAGTGGGTGGCCGCCATCGGCCAGCAGCATCCCGCGCTGGTGGTGAGCGTGCAGGTGGACATTGGCGAGGTGCTGGCCGATCGGCTGGACCGCGGCGAGCTGGACGTGGCCGTGATCGCCGGCCGCTCACGCCGCGGCCGCCTGCGCTGCACGCCGCTGGCGCAGGCCAGCTTTCGCTGGTGCGCGGCGCCCGCGCTGGCGCGCCGGCTGCGGCACATGGACGCGGCGGCCTTGCGTGCGCAGCCGCTGGTCACGCTGCCGGCGGGCTCCGGCATCACGCCCATCGTCGACGAGTGGCTGGAGCAGGCCCAGGCGCGGGCCGACCGCCGCATCGTCTGCAACCACTGGGGCGCCATCGTCGGCCTGCTGGCGCAAGGCCTGGGCGTGGGCCTGCTGCCCGATGGCTGGGCCACGGCGCTGCAGCAGCGGGGCGTGCTGCGCGCGCTGCGCAGCCCGGTGGCGCTGGGGTCGCTGGACTATGCCCTGCACAGCCGCCGTGACGACCTGCGGCCGCTGGTGCCTCAGCTGCGCGATGCAGCGCGGCAGGTCGCCGACTTCTCGGTGACGGGCGGCGCGTTCTGAGGCGCTTCAGCCCGCGCCTGTACCGCATTGATGAGCTGTACTCATAAGCCATATCGACCGGCAGCGGCTACTCAAGCGGGCCGCCACGCTTCACCATGCGGGCTGGCAACAGGAAGTAGACAGGCATGGCCATCCGCGACACGGCAGCACTCCAGGCAGGCGATGCGCCATCGCCCGAACGTCGCCGCACCCTCCGCACGGTGGCCGCGCTGGCGGCAGCGCCGCTCACCGCCCTGTGGCCCGGGCGCGCCGCATGGGCCCACCACGGCTGGTCCGGCTTTGACACCAGCCGCCTGACCTACATCGCCGGCCGGGTGTCGTCGGCAGGCACCTGGGGCAATCCGCATTCGCTGTTCGACCTGGCGCTGGATGCCGAGCTGCCGGCCCGCATGCCGGACCTGGCCATTCCCAAGGAGCTGCAGCACCCCGAGGACAGCAGCCGGGTGCGCGCCGCGCCGGCCTACCGGGGCCCGCACCGGGGGCTGCAGATCATCATCGCGCCGCCTGCATGGTCGGGCCCCTGGGGTCTTGCCCGTGCACTGAAGGTGGGTGAGCGCGTGCAGGCGGTGGGTTATGTGAACCGCAGCGACGACCACTTGTTCCGCCCGGTGGTGTTCTGGTGGGGCGATGAGGCGGTGCCCGTGAACCAGGTGCTGGGCAACACGCTGCCGGTGCGCGCGCCGCTGCCCCGGTAACCCGACCTGCGCCGCATTCCCCGCGGCGCGTGCGGCGCACGTCGCCGCCCCCGTCGCTGCCGCCTCACCCTGGATCGTTCATGCCAGAACTGCTGACCGTGCTGCTGACGCAGCTGCAAGCCTCTTCGCTCGGCGCCGCGGTGCGTGGCACCGAGCACCTTTATCCCGTGCTGGAAACCTTGCACATCCTGGGCATCGCGCTGCTGGTGGGCCCGGCCTTCGCGTTCGATCTTCTGGTGCTGGGCGCCGGCCGGCGGCTGGTGCCGCTCACGGCCGCCGGGCGCCTGCTGCTGCCGCTGGCGCGTGTGGGCTTTACGGTGGCCGTCGTCACCGGCATCGCCTTGCTCAGCGCGCAGGCCACCGTGGTGGCGGCCAGCGCCGCGGCGCCCTGGAAGCTGGGCCTGCTGGTGCTGGCCATGGCCAACGTGGGGGTGTTCCATGCCGGCGT encodes the following:
- a CDS encoding LysR family transcriptional regulator; protein product: MTLKQLEAFYWAATCSSFAMAAERVHLSVSSLSKRIAELEASLGQPLFDRSGRQAVLTETGQRLLPQAAALLQQADALRQDIVGAPGLRGPCRLGVGELTALTWLPQWVAAIGQQHPALVVSVQVDIGEVLADRLDRGELDVAVIAGRSRRGRLRCTPLAQASFRWCAAPALARRLRHMDAAALRAQPLVTLPAGSGITPIVDEWLEQAQARADRRIVCNHWGAIVGLLAQGLGVGLLPDGWATALQQRGVLRALRSPVALGSLDYALHSRRDDLRPLVPQLRDAARQVADFSVTGGAF